The segment TCATACTTGGACCTCCTTAGCCTCTTCCATCACTACCAGTTCCCGGATTTCCTTGACGCTCAGATTAGCGAGACCCAGTTTCTCCACGGTCCTTCCCTCCCGCCAGTAATCCCGCTCATGAAGTAGACTGGCGAGATGGATCATGTTGTCGATGGTAGGGGTGGGGATCCCGAGCATTTTCCCAAAGGAAGAAATGGGGACCAGGCTCATGGGAACGTCTTCGATTATGTAGCGGGTGTAGATGGTGGATGGTGCCTGGATGCCCCGATAACCGGAGTTGTTCTGGATCGCCTCATAGAGGTTGCGGCCGTGAGCGTCGTAGGCCGAGTAGAGCCAGTCCCGGGCGGTGATGGCCCGTATACCCAGCCCTTCGGCAACCTTGACCCGTTCCTTGTCCACTTCGGCCAGGATCAGGGATGTCGCCGGGGTAATACCCTCGATGTAGTAGTCGAATCCTCCGTGGGTGCTCTCGATGCGGGCGGCGTTCAGGATGGTGAGAGTGGGATGAAAGACTGCGCCGATATTGTTGAAACTCGTTTTCAGGATATTGTCTTCGGGCAGGAACTGGGGAAGGGCCTTACGCAGGGCCTGGACCACTTCGACCGTTTTGTAGGCGGGCAGGGCTGCGACGGGAATGGAATTTTTCACCCGGAAAATCTTCACTTGGGCGGGCCCGGTGATCCGGCTGGCGAAGATAAAGGTTTGGGCTTCGGCGATGATCACCCGGGCCTTGATTTCCTGCTCTTTCAGGATCTGCCTGACCTCGAGCGCCCCTCCCGTACGGCCCGGATTCAATACGATGATCTGTCCGTCCTCGAGAACCGGTCCCAGGTTTTCGGCCATGTAGCGGTGTCCATAAGCCGGGACGACCACCATCAGGATCTGGGCGCCTTTGATCGCTTCGGCGATGTTGTCGGTGACGATTCCCAGTTGGGCGAAACCCTGGATTTCCCCCTCCACCTGGATACCGCCCATCATCCGGACGGAATTGATCCGTTCGTACGTCCGGTTGAACAGATTTACGTTATATCCTTTCAGGGCCAGGTAACCGGCCAGCGCCTGCCCGCCGTGTCCGGCGCCCAGAACGGTGTAAGTCACGTTAGTTGTCATGGCGGCCTCCCACCCGTTCTTCGGCGATGGTCAGAAGCCGGCGGATCATGTCCTTATAGTCGATGCCCCCGGCCTGGCACATCTGGGGAAAGGCGCTGTATTTGTAATAGAGCAGAGGGAGGGAATTGATCTCGAAAAAGAAGGGGATATTTTCTTTCTGATTGAAAATCAGGTGAAAGGAGGCATAATCACGCATGTTCAGTTCATTGAAAATGCGGATGACCATGGTTTCGAGCATCGTTTTCTGTTCCTCATTAAGGTCAGCGGGGCAGAACACATCTTTGACGGAGCTTTGCAGTACCTGGGAATTTTCATGTCGGACTTCCAGGATGGGGAGCATACTGAGCTGTTTGCCGTTTCCCCACAGCCCGATCACCATCTCCCGGCCCTCCAGGTACTTTTCGATCAGGACTTTTTCTCTGGTCAATTTGTGAAGGGCCTGTATCTTGGCCATGAGTTCGTCCAAATCATTGGCCACCGAATCGCTGGTAATGCTGGGAAAATGGGTTCGGAAACGGGGTTTGATGATCACCGGGAAGGTTTGACTTTCCGGGACCGGGTCGTCCGGCAACAAAAGAAAGGACGAGGGGCTGGGGATTCCGATGCCCCGCAGGGAAAGCTTGATCAGGGAACGGTCCAGGCATAAGGAATGCACAGTGGAGTTGGAGCCCAGATAGGGAATGTGGGTCGCGTCGAGGAGAGACGGCAGAAAGGCCTGATCGTAGATTTCCGATACTTTGACCGCCAGGTTGAACACCAGGTCGACCCGGCTGGGGTCCAGCGACTCCACGAATTGGTGGATCGGCTGATCCATGTTCAGGCTCCCCACCTGGTATTCCTGATCTGTAAGTGCTTCCTCGATCAGCGACAGGGTTTTACCTTTGAGGTTGTTTCGGGCTTGGTAAAGGGCTTTTTCCCGTTCATCGAAGATTGTCTCACTGTACGCAATCCAGATATTTTTCAACGCATTCACCACCTTCGCTCACATTGAACTTTTCCGGTTTTTGCCCTTGTGTGTGGCTTAAGTTTTCCGGATATAAAGATGTAACGCCTACTGCTGCGGATATGCTTCGATTGTCTACTGCGTGTGTGGCTTCAGTTTTCCGGATATAAAGATGTAACCGAGCATCTCTCCTTCCGCTCCCAAAAAAAAATCGCGAAACATGAAGCCGGGAGGAGGAGAAGCGGGATAGGCTTGGTCGGCTTATGAAGGAATAGCCCGGTGTCATGATCCTGGGATTTGATTCTGATTTTCTGTTTCCCGGTCCAGGACCTTCCAATACAAAAATGGGGAAGGACCACGACAGATCAGTGTATGTGCGTATTGTAGCATGAATTCGGAAGTTTTTCCGAGGTATTTTACCAACTGGTAACTCAGCGACTCCCCATACCGCGGATATGGGTTAGCTGGCAACACGCGTGGCACGGGTGCCGCCGGGCACAGACTCTGTCGGCTTTGCCTGGGAGACCCGGTTTGCTATACTTATGCAATGAACGGCGCCAATGGAATCAGAACCCCATTCGGTGGAGCAGCCCGCCTTGCCCCGGACAAGGTCAAAAATCAGGAGCACGAACGGTATATGGCCTTCGCCCTCCGGGAAGCGGAAAAGGCTTTTCGGGAAGATGAAGTACCGGTGGGGGCCTGCCTGGTCTTGAAAGGTGAGGTGGTAGCCCGGGGACACAACCGGCGAGAGCGGAAAAACCAGGTCATTTCCCACGCTGAAATCGAGGTACTCCAGAAAGCCGCCCGCCGGCTAGGGAGTTGGCGTTTGCCAGACGCGGTCCTGTACGTGACTCTCGAGCCGTGCCTGATGTGTGCCGGGGCGATTCTTCAGGCCCGTATCCAGACGGTGGTCTTCGGGACCCGGGATCCAAAAGGCGGGGTGGCCGGAAGCGTCATCGACGTGTTCAGCACGAAGCTCTTTAATCACCGTACAGAAATAATCGAGGGAATCTATCGGGAAGGGTGTAGCCAAATCCTACAGAAATATTTTACAATGAAGCGGCAGCGTGGAGAGGTGGCTGAGTCTGGTTGAAGGCGCTCGACTCGAAATCGAGTGTGCCGAAAGGCACCGTGGGTTCAAATCCCACCCTCTCCGCCAAGTTTCCCAACCGTCTTTTTTAGAAAATGACTTGTGCATCTTTTCCGGGGTTTCTGCAAGTATGTCCATGGCGTCAGGAACATCGGCCAGGATTCTATAGATCTGATGGGTCAAAGCTCGGGGGGGGTGTGGCCAGACCTTCTTTAACTGGGTAGGGAAGGTCTCTTGTTCCTGCTGGGGGATAGGCAGCAGGAGGGGGCAAAGAACAGGAACCTGGCAAACCCTGCCAGCTGGCCCCGTAAACACCTTGGGCTGGCCGGCTTCAACCTTGCTGGGCCCTAGACCACGAGCCCCCTCGGGGCCCCTCTCCGGCTTTGCCTCTTTCAAACCAGAGGGGGAAGTCCCTTCCGATTCAAAGATCTTGTTGCCCCCCTCCCTCCGGGGTAAGCTCCTGGAACACCGCACTGGTTCTCCGGATCCCCCTCCTCTAACAGATCTTTTCAAGAGACCCCCGGGGACTCCTTTTCCCAGGTGCTCGGTCTTAGTTCAAAACGTACCGCGCCTCCAACTCTTCCCGGAAACTCTCAAGATTCTGGTAGTGGAAAGCATGCATGCCCGACATTCGGGCGGCTTCAACATTGGCCGGTGTATCGTCGATGAACAGGCACGTGCAGGCCGAAAGGGCAAGACGAGACAGACAAGTTAAGAAAATCTGCGGATTCGGTTTGACGATTCTTTCCTCACAGGAGAATACCAACTCGTCGAAAAGGGTAAACCAGGGAGCTTGCGGCCGCAAGGCGGTAAGGAGATCCGGGGTGATGTTGGATATCACTGCCATGGTCGAGATTGAACGGCGCAGATTGACCAGGAAAGAGACCATGTCCGGATCAATCACTGACCAGCTTCGGACGTCCAGATCCCGAAGTTGTTCCACAGCCTCTGCGGTGAGGCTCACCCTGTGCGTGTCCGCGATCTTTCGCCAGAATTCTCGATAATCGATGGCGCCGGCATCATAATGATCCCGGAACATGGAGTATGCCCGGGTAAAATCATCCGGGGCAAGATCGAAAATAGCGGCCATGTCCGCTACCCGCTTACTATCCTGTTTTTTACTGATCACCCCGCCGTAGTCGAAAACCAGGCATTGGAGATGTATCTTCATCTTCGATCCTTTCTCCGAAAAAGTAGCTTCCAAAATAGAATACCATATCTGTGACCATGGGAGATCTCCTAAATACCGCTGAAGAAGATTCGAATTCGCAAAAAATAACGGATATACCAATTACGTATTGGTTCGAGCGTTTTTCGCTCTCTGTCTATATTGTATAATGAAATACTGATGGAGAGCCGGCTGTTCACGGTGGCCGAACTGTTTTTATTTGTGCGGGAGACGGAAATGACAGGGGGCGTGATTGTACCATGTGCGGCATCATTGGGTATACCGGAACGAAGCAGGCGTTACCGGTACTCTTGAACGGATTGAACCGACTGGCCTATCGGGGCTATGATTCAGCCGGGGTGGCCGTAGAAGAGGATGGGCGCTTGATTACCGTTCGAGCGAAAGGCAAAGTGAGTGAACTGGAACGGGAATTGGTTGGAACCGCATATGAATCCCAGCGAGGAATCGGCCACACCCGGTGGGCGACCCACGGAATTCCCTCGGAGCACAACGCTCATCCGCATATGGATTGCACCAAAAAGGTGGCCCTCGTTCATAACGGCATCATCGAGAATTATCTCGCTCTCCGGCAGGAATTGGAAGACGGAGGCCATGTCTTTTCCTCCGAAACTGATAGTGAAGTCTTCGTGCACCTCTTGGAAGGGTCGGGCCTTCCGCTTGAGCGATTATTGAGGGCAGCCGGCCGTCTGCGGGGTTCTTTCGCCTGCTGTATCCTGTTTCAAGAAGAGCCGGGGATACTGTATGGCGTGCGCATGGCCAGCCCGCTCCTCATCGGGATCGGAGAAGGGGAAGGTTTTCTGGCTTCCGATATTCCGGCGATTCTGGAATACACCCGGCAGGTCGTCTTTCTGGATGATGGTGAGGTGGTCCGATTAAGAGCCGGGAGTTGGGAAGTCTTCGATTTCTGCGGGAACCGACGTGGTTCAAAGTCCATCTTTACCGTTCCCTGGGATTTGGTTCGGGCGGAAAAGGGGGGTTTCAAACATTTCATGGTCAAGGAAATCTTCGAAGAACCGGCCGTGTTCGAAGATGTTTTGGCTGGCCGGGTGAATCCCCTCCATGGGGTGATCAGACTCGAGGAACTGGACGGTTGGTCGAGGAGTTGGGAACGGGTGGTGATTGTAGCCTGTGGGACGGCCGCCCACGCCGGAATGCTTGGCAAGCACTTCATTGAACGGTACGCTCGGATACCGGTTGCAGTGGAGTATGCCTCCGAATTCCGCTACCGGGAACCCCTGATCGACGAACGGAGCCTGGTCATTGCCGTGTCCCAGTCCGGAGAAACTGCGGACACGCTGGCTGCGGCTGAGCTGGCCCGGAGGAACCATGCGCCGGTTTTGGCGATATGTAATACAATAGGTAGTTCTTTGACCCGCTTGGCGGAGCGGGTGCTGTTTACCCGAGCCGGACCGGAGATCGGTGTCGCTTCGACCAAAGCCTTTCTGGCCCAGATGGCGGTTTTTCTCCTGATGGCTCTGTTTCTGGCTGAAAGGAACCCGGAAAAGGGGAAAGAGGAACGGGGGGCTCTCCTGCGGGAACTCTTTATGATTCCCCGGCGACTTCGTGACCTCTTGGAAGACGCACCGAAGATTCAGGAGCTGGCCCGCCAGTATTACCAGTACCGTCACTTCCTCTACCTGGGACGGGGTGTATACCATCCGCTGGCTTTGG is part of the Atribacteraceae bacterium genome and harbors:
- a CDS encoding NAD/NADP octopine/nopaline dehydrogenase family protein produces the protein MTTNVTYTVLGAGHGGQALAGYLALKGYNVNLFNRTYERINSVRMMGGIQVEGEIQGFAQLGIVTDNIAEAIKGAQILMVVVPAYGHRYMAENLGPVLEDGQIIVLNPGRTGGALEVRQILKEQEIKARVIIAEAQTFIFASRITGPAQVKIFRVKNSIPVAALPAYKTVEVVQALRKALPQFLPEDNILKTSFNNIGAVFHPTLTILNAARIESTHGGFDYYIEGITPATSLILAEVDKERVKVAEGLGIRAITARDWLYSAYDAHGRNLYEAIQNNSGYRGIQAPSTIYTRYIIEDVPMSLVPISSFGKMLGIPTPTIDNMIHLASLLHERDYWREGRTVEKLGLANLSVKEIRELVVMEEAKEVQV
- the tadA gene encoding tRNA adenosine(34) deaminase TadA produces the protein MNGANGIRTPFGGAARLAPDKVKNQEHERYMAFALREAEKAFREDEVPVGACLVLKGEVVARGHNRRERKNQVISHAEIEVLQKAARRLGSWRLPDAVLYVTLEPCLMCAGAILQARIQTVVFGTRDPKGGVAGSVIDVFSTKLFNHRTEIIEGIYREGCSQILQKYFTMKRQRGEVAESG
- a CDS encoding HAD family phosphatase — its product is MKIHLQCLVFDYGGVISKKQDSKRVADMAAIFDLAPDDFTRAYSMFRDHYDAGAIDYREFWRKIADTHRVSLTAEAVEQLRDLDVRSWSVIDPDMVSFLVNLRRSISTMAVISNITPDLLTALRPQAPWFTLFDELVFSCEERIVKPNPQIFLTCLSRLALSACTCLFIDDTPANVEAARMSGMHAFHYQNLESFREELEARYVLN
- the glmS gene encoding glutamine--fructose-6-phosphate transaminase (isomerizing), which translates into the protein MCGIIGYTGTKQALPVLLNGLNRLAYRGYDSAGVAVEEDGRLITVRAKGKVSELERELVGTAYESQRGIGHTRWATHGIPSEHNAHPHMDCTKKVALVHNGIIENYLALRQELEDGGHVFSSETDSEVFVHLLEGSGLPLERLLRAAGRLRGSFACCILFQEEPGILYGVRMASPLLIGIGEGEGFLASDIPAILEYTRQVVFLDDGEVVRLRAGSWEVFDFCGNRRGSKSIFTVPWDLVRAEKGGFKHFMVKEIFEEPAVFEDVLAGRVNPLHGVIRLEELDGWSRSWERVVIVACGTAAHAGMLGKHFIERYARIPVAVEYASEFRYREPLIDERSLVIAVSQSGETADTLAAAELARRNHAPVLAICNTIGSSLTRLAERVLFTRAGPEIGVASTKAFLAQMAVFLLMALFLAERNPEKGKEERGALLRELFMIPRRLRDLLEDAPKIQELARQYYQYRHFLYLGRGVYHPLALEGALKLKEISYIHAEGLCAGEMKHGTIALVEPDVASLVLVGQGESRTKILGNLEEIRARQGKVLALTTSGDREVENKAHHLIEIPDGSEDLSPFTAIIPLQLFAYYVAVEKGCDVDQPRNLAKSVTVE